The Procambarus clarkii isolate CNS0578487 chromosome 39, FALCON_Pclarkii_2.0, whole genome shotgun sequence genome window below encodes:
- the LOC123760293 gene encoding serine/threonine-protein kinase Sgk2: MTCICENIWRGLCAAKDAILATCSSGDDSQPLSPSSNNSNISVVSSNVVVDGDLGLSNPGFDDDSFTSALDDLPAKWRPKLRFHDPVTDAPHSNNPALFTEVDLGDGAAADEADTAGLRFAGGQRTDSQSSTRESGYGRSLDDSNASSSPEPSVSVAYHAPPNPGVFKVVVQSETKCWFVLRCYDEFLILQEVIRSKVHDAAISLPAQESADRQHLDRFIQGVMVEPRIVALPEVREFLQLERGRESTSSSSSSSGGSSSTHSVTLDPNFLMPPGAPAPGRKPIAIRTGSDPEEAVSAAGDKGVSQTSIALGCAEKKSLTPSDFEFLTVVGKGSFGRVMLARYLHDQKVYAVKVLNKRLIVRRNETAHVLSERSVLIKMLNHPYLVQLHFAFTTTHKIFFVLDYINGGELFFHLQKERVFQESRARFYAAEMCCALSYMHSQGIVYRDLKPENILLDAEGHIVLTDFGLCKEGLQYCSSKTATFCGTPEYLAPEILKKQPYSRAVDWWTLGAVLYEMMYGLPPFYSRDTPAMYDAIINKPLKLRNTISLKARDILQGLLQKDPKDRLGASINDGEEVKSHEFFKTIDWDLVARRGVRPPFSPTVDGEADTRNVDPMFTKEAVLGHSPASPSGLSASVQAVDHVFQGFSYAPPLEFDAQ; encoded by the exons ATGACCTGCATCTGCGAGAACATCTGGCGGGGCCTCTGTGCCGCCAAGGACGCGATCTTGGCCACCTGCTCCTCGGGGGACGACAGCCAGCCTCTTTCTCCATCCAGCAATAATTCTAACATCTCTGTCGTGTCTTCCAATGTGGTCGTCGATGGCGACCTGGGCCTCAGCAACCCTGGCTTCGACGACGACTCCTTCACGAGCGCTTTGGACGACTTGCCGGCGAAATGGCGCCCGAAATTACGGTTTCACGACCCCGTCACCGACGCGCCGCACTCCAACAATCCAGCGCTCTTCACCGAGGTCGACCTTGGCGACGGCGCGGCTGCCGACGAGGCGGACACCGCTGGCCTGCGGTTCGCTGGCGGTCAACGGACGGACTCTCAGAGCAGCACGCGGGAGTCCGGCTACGGTCGCTCTCTAGACGACAGCAACGCTTCGTCGTCGCCAGAACCCTCCGTCAGCGTCGCCTACCACGCCCCTCCCAACCCCGGC GTCTTCAAGGTGGTGGTCCAGAGTGAGACGAAGTGCTGGTTCGTGCTGCGCTGCTACGACGAGTTCCTCATCCTTCAGGAGGTCATCAGAAGCAAG GTTCACGATGCCGCGATCAGCCTGCCGGCCCAGGAGTCAGCTGACAGACAGCACCTCGACCGCTTCATCCAGGGCGTCATGGTCGAACCCCGCATTGTCGCGCT ACCTGAAGTTCGAGAGTTCCTGCAGCTGGAGCGGGGCCGGGAgtcgaccagcagcagcagcagcagcagcgggggGTCGAGCAGCACCCACTCCGTCACCCTCGACCCCAACTTCCTGATGCCTCCCGGCGCCCCAGCCCCCGGCAG GAAACCTATTGCTATCAGGACGGGTAGTGACCCGGAGGAGGCAGTTAGCGCCGCCGGGGACAAGGGCGTCTCACAGACCAGCATCGCCCTCGGCTGCGCGGAGAAGAAGTC ACTTACTCCGTCCGACTTCGAGTTCCTGACGGTGGTGGGCAAGGGCAGCTTCGGCCGGGTGATGCTGGCCAGGTACCTTCATGACCAGAAGGTCTATGCTGTCAAG gTGCTGAACAAGCGACTCATCGTGCGGAGGAACGAGACGGCACACGTGCTGAGTGAACGGTCCGTGCTGATCAAGATGCTCAACCACCCGTACCTCGTGCAGCTGCACTTCGccttcaccaccactcacaagatCTTCTTTGTCCTCGACTACATCAATGGAGGCGAG CTCTTCTTCCACCTGCAGAAGGAGCGAGTGTTCCAGGAGTCTCGGGCCAGGTTCTACGCTGCGGAGATGTGCTGTGCCCTCTCCTACATGCACAGCCAG GGGATCGTTTACCGCGACCTGAAGCCGGAGAACATCCTGCTGGACGCTGAGGGTCACATCGTGCTTACAGACTTCGGGCTGTGCAAGGAGGGCCTTCAGTACTGCTCCTCGAAAACCGCCACCTTCTGCGGCACCCCGGAGTACCTGGCGCCAGAAATTCTCAAGAAACAG CCGTACTCCCGGGCCGTGGACTGGTGGACTCTGGGAGCCGTGCTGTACGAGATGATGTACGGCCTACCGCCCTTCTACTCCAGAGACACGCCGGCCATGTACGACGCCATCATCAACAAGCCGCTCAAACTCAGGAATACCATCAGCCTCAAGGCCAGAGATATACTCCAAGGg CTGCTGCAGAAGGACCCGAAGGACCGGCTGGGAGCCAGCATCAATGACGGGGAGGAGGTCAAGAGCCACGAGTTCTTCAAGACTATAGACTGGGACTTGGTGGCCAGGCGCGGTGTCCGCCCGCCCTTCTCCCCCACCGTG GACGGCGAGGCGGACACCCGGAACGTGGACCCCATGTTTACGAAGGAGGCGGTGCTGGGGCActccccagcctcccccagcGGCCTCTCCGCCTCCGTGCAGGCCGTCGACCACGTCTTCCAGGGCTTCAGCTACGCCCCGCCGCTTGAGTTTGACGCGCAGTGA